The following nucleotide sequence is from Candidatus Methylomirabilis sp..
GGGTGGCGGGCTACTACCTCCGGACCATCACGGTCAAGGAGTTTTGATGGGAGAGGCGGCGGTCGAGGCGGCCGTCCTGAGGCGAGCGGCCCTGCGGATGGCGGGCACGGTCCTCGTCGCGTTCATCATCATCGCCCCCCTCTCGAGCCTCGTCATCTGGTCGTTCACCCACAAATGGTTCTGGCCCCATCCCTTCCCGCAGGAGATGGGGCTCTTCTACTGGAAGAAGGTCCTGGAGGGGGACCTCCTCAGGGCGCTCCAGTCCGGCTTCCTGATCGCAGTCGTGGTCACGGCCCTGACGCTCGTCCTGACGGTCCCGCTGGCCTACCTGCTGGCCCGCTACCCGGTCCCCCTCAAGGCTGTCATCCTGATGATCTTCCTCCTCCCGCACGCCTTCCCCCAGTTGCCGGTGTTCGTGAACGCGACGACGCTCCTGTACCGGGTGAACCTGGCCGCCCGGGTGCCGGGCGTCATGCTCATCCACATGGTCGGGGCCCTGGTGTACGCGGTCTGGACGATGACCGCCGTCTTCAAGTCCATCCCGGAGAGCCTGGAGGAGGCCGCCATGAACCTGGGGGCCTCGCGCCTCAAGACCTTCTTCACGGTGGCGCTGCCCCTCGCCACCCCGGGGCTCATCGCGAGCACGCTGCTGGTCTTCCTGTACTCCCTGGACGAGTTCACCGGCACTCTGCTCGTGGGGAGTCCCTTCATCCTGACGCTGCCGGTGTACATGTACAGGACGTCGGTGGGCTACGA
It contains:
- a CDS encoding ABC transporter permease subunit, whose product is MGEAAVEAAVLRRAALRMAGTVLVAFIIIAPLSSLVIWSFTHKWFWPHPFPQEMGLFYWKKVLEGDLLRALQSGFLIAVVVTALTLVLTVPLAYLLARYPVPLKAVILMIFLLPHAFPQLPVFVNATTLLYRVNLAARVPGVMLIHMVGALVYAVWTMTAVFKSIPESLEEAAMNLGASRLKTFFTVALPLATPGLIASTLLVFLYSLDEFTGTLLVGSPFILTLPVYMYRTSVGYELQVASIAALILMLPGLLLLVLLERYMKAEYLSMFGRL